The Virgibacillus phasianinus genome includes a window with the following:
- a CDS encoding glycosyltransferase produces MKPTMYFLMNSIDLERGGLTRASLKQASFFAEMGYDTYMLTFNFNPKYPRIRKKLLEMNKVHKDVTILNMYEEFEGFSKPLVSNAASQKVSLDQLSEGHPFDIREGYNAYRIYKNGIYTKYIALNKDNSLDFIDYFNENRYRTKREVYDLWGNLKKVSYMDLVLNKPRQLIYYDNDGRAYLTQWNNPGNGKVQRILLFNEDSSIRNTFVDDDVSHKVDWLTKVVNRIPNEKSVIVSDTRSTDEVLINFKHPKAATIWRLHSSHLDEPFEVDSPITSKVKAGMENIEKFDAAVFLTEEQKRDIISQVGHKSPYQVIPHYHEDNKKSIKGLIKNKSKNTKLGIVVSRLSTLKRIDHIIKAFQLTVEKVPDAQLEIWGKGDQEANLEKLIKNLKLENNVFLKGYTHNPDDIYQKGIFSVLTSKKEGFALSVMESMYNKTPVISYDIKYGPNDMIVNDENGFIVESGNIEELGAKMTYMFENPQKAIKMGKQGNKYIENHFSKKIYKEKWLEVVDFALNNKFQ; encoded by the coding sequence ATGAAACCAACAATGTATTTTTTAATGAATTCTATAGATTTAGAGAGAGGTGGTCTTACGAGGGCATCTTTAAAACAAGCTTCTTTTTTTGCTGAAATGGGATATGATACGTATATGCTTACATTCAACTTTAATCCTAAATACCCACGTATACGCAAAAAGTTGTTGGAAATGAATAAGGTTCATAAAGATGTAACTATCCTAAACATGTACGAAGAGTTTGAGGGTTTTAGCAAACCACTAGTAAGTAATGCTGCATCACAGAAAGTTTCTTTAGACCAGCTTTCTGAAGGCCACCCATTTGACATAAGAGAAGGTTATAATGCTTACAGAATATACAAAAACGGAATCTATACAAAGTATATAGCACTTAATAAAGATAATTCATTGGATTTCATAGATTACTTTAATGAAAATAGATATCGAACAAAACGTGAAGTTTATGATTTATGGGGGAACCTCAAAAAAGTTTCCTATATGGACTTAGTCCTAAATAAACCGCGCCAACTTATTTACTATGATAATGATGGAAGAGCATACTTAACCCAATGGAATAACCCTGGCAATGGAAAAGTTCAACGGATTCTATTATTTAACGAGGACTCTTCCATTAGGAATACATTTGTAGATGATGATGTATCTCATAAGGTGGATTGGTTAACAAAAGTGGTAAACAGAATTCCTAATGAGAAGTCTGTAATTGTTTCAGATACTAGAAGTACGGATGAAGTTTTAATTAATTTCAAACATCCTAAAGCGGCTACAATTTGGAGGTTACACAGCAGCCACCTGGATGAACCCTTTGAAGTAGATTCACCTATTACAAGTAAAGTAAAAGCTGGCATGGAAAATATAGAAAAGTTTGATGCAGCGGTCTTTTTGACTGAAGAACAAAAACGGGATATTATTAGCCAAGTTGGTCATAAATCGCCATATCAAGTGATACCGCATTATCATGAAGATAATAAAAAATCTATTAAAGGATTAATCAAAAATAAAAGTAAAAATACAAAACTAGGCATTGTTGTCAGCAGATTATCCACTCTAAAAAGGATTGACCATATTATCAAAGCCTTCCAATTGACTGTTGAAAAAGTTCCTGATGCACAACTTGAAATTTGGGGAAAAGGTGATCAGGAAGCAAACCTGGAGAAACTGATTAAAAATCTTAAATTAGAAAATAACGTATTTTTAAAAGGTTACACACACAATCCTGATGACATATATCAAAAAGGAATTTTTTCAGTATTAACATCTAAAAAGGAAGGGTTTGCGTTGTCCGTAATGGAAAGTATGTATAATAAAACACCAGTTATTAGTTATGATATTAAATATGGACCAAACGACATGATTGTTAATGATGAAAATGGGTTTATAGTAGAAAGTGGTAATATTGAAGAGCTTGGTGCAAAAATGACTTATATGTTTGAAAATCCACAAAAAGCAATCAAAATGGGAAAGCAGGGAAACAAATATATTGAAAATCATTTCAGTAAAAAAATATACAAGGAGAAATGGTTAGAAGTAGTTGATTTTGCTCTAAATAATAAATTTCAATAA
- a CDS encoding CDP-glycerol glycerophosphotransferase family protein, whose translation MSENDLKNRKLIKLSVQNNTYTLQVPFRNEYLDSYNSYYFALSHRYGEEVIEVDSSIISEEEEYTIFELYFSFDSHKEQFSTLEIWDLSLFKEKDGEVSKVRIKSNYDNLRFNTIILSEREKIFYPFTTKKGNVSFRINEYQLFCNFDEIKLSNDKLEFSGHFNYAPLYLTDDCTLINLEVIVVNNLDDTEIKIPVQKDERTDLFDKYNKNKKLLDAGFKGEFNYFSYIVLDKRKYFKFYLELTYEKDGKQQTVRSTRARCNHKKNPSQVNFLKYNNKKMKMKIKPTRKSKYLSFQISEYNVKNEVYRKLKSNWVKIRRGSTLKKLYKLAFVILGYLPVKRKVIMFESFLGKQYSDSPRAIYEYLLQNDPSYEMYWSVDRRHMRSFDDKDVNYVRRFSIKWLLLMARAGYWVSNSRLPLWIPKPNHTIYLQTWHGTPLKRLAADMDEVHMPGTNTVKYKQNFIKEASKWDYLVSPNAYSTEIFERAFQFKKTMIESGYPRNDFLLNSNNEETINQIKQKAKLPKDKKVILYAPTWRDNQFYAKGKYKFNLMLDLERLKEEFSKDYIVILRLHYLVAENLDLTGFEGFVYDLSHHEDIRELYLIADLLITDYSSVFFDYANLRRPMLFFVYDIEDYRDNLRGFYFDFEEKAPGPLVKTTEEVISSIKRLDKIGFNPSDTTEAFYEKFCYLEDGNASERVVKQVFKR comes from the coding sequence ATGTCGGAAAACGATTTAAAAAATAGAAAGTTGATTAAACTAAGCGTTCAAAATAATACATATACACTTCAAGTGCCTTTTCGTAATGAGTACTTAGATAGTTATAACTCCTATTATTTCGCATTATCACATAGGTATGGTGAAGAAGTAATAGAAGTCGATTCTTCTATTATATCTGAGGAAGAAGAGTATACAATTTTTGAATTATACTTTTCATTTGATTCACATAAAGAACAATTTTCCACTCTTGAGATATGGGATTTGTCTCTATTTAAAGAAAAAGATGGTGAAGTTTCTAAAGTACGAATAAAAAGTAATTATGATAATTTACGATTTAATACTATCATATTATCTGAAAGAGAAAAGATTTTTTATCCTTTTACAACAAAAAAAGGTAATGTTTCATTTCGTATTAATGAATACCAATTGTTTTGTAACTTTGATGAGATTAAACTTTCAAATGACAAGCTAGAGTTCTCTGGGCATTTTAATTATGCCCCTTTATATCTTACCGATGACTGTACTCTTATTAATTTAGAAGTAATTGTAGTGAATAATTTGGATGATACTGAGATCAAAATTCCTGTTCAAAAAGATGAAAGAACTGATCTCTTTGACAAATACAATAAAAATAAAAAACTGTTAGACGCTGGTTTTAAAGGTGAATTTAATTACTTTTCATATATAGTCTTAGACAAAAGAAAATATTTTAAATTTTATTTGGAGTTAACCTATGAAAAGGATGGAAAACAACAAACTGTAAGAAGCACACGGGCACGCTGCAATCATAAAAAGAATCCATCACAGGTCAACTTCCTAAAATATAATAACAAAAAAATGAAAATGAAAATTAAACCAACCAGAAAATCAAAATATTTATCTTTTCAAATTTCAGAGTATAACGTAAAAAATGAAGTGTATCGAAAATTAAAATCCAATTGGGTCAAAATCAGAAGAGGCAGTACACTGAAAAAGTTATACAAATTAGCTTTTGTCATTTTAGGGTATTTACCAGTAAAAAGAAAAGTGATTATGTTCGAGAGCTTTTTAGGAAAGCAGTATAGTGATAGCCCCAGGGCAATATATGAATATCTATTACAAAATGACCCTTCATATGAAATGTATTGGAGTGTTGATCGTAGGCACATGAGGTCTTTTGATGATAAGGATGTAAATTACGTCCGTCGATTTTCAATAAAATGGTTATTGTTGATGGCGCGTGCAGGTTATTGGGTATCAAATAGTCGTTTACCACTTTGGATTCCAAAGCCAAATCATACGATTTATTTACAAACATGGCATGGAACGCCCTTGAAACGTCTGGCGGCTGATATGGATGAAGTTCATATGCCAGGAACTAACACTGTTAAATACAAACAAAACTTTATAAAAGAGGCAAGCAAATGGGATTATCTTGTATCCCCAAACGCGTACTCAACAGAAATTTTCGAGCGGGCATTCCAATTTAAAAAAACAATGATTGAATCTGGCTACCCTAGAAATGATTTTCTATTAAATTCAAATAATGAGGAAACAATAAATCAAATTAAACAAAAGGCAAAGCTTCCAAAAGATAAAAAGGTAATATTGTATGCCCCAACATGGAGAGATAATCAGTTTTATGCAAAAGGTAAATATAAATTCAACCTTATGCTAGATTTAGAACGGTTAAAAGAAGAGTTTAGTAAAGATTATATAGTTATATTAAGACTACATTACCTGGTAGCTGAGAACTTGGACTTGACAGGGTTTGAGGGGTTTGTATATGACCTTTCACATCATGAGGATATCAGGGAATTGTATCTAATAGCTGATTTATTAATTACAGATTATTCTTCTGTTTTCTTTGACTATGCAAATTTACGGAGACCAATGTTGTTCTTCGTATATGACATTGAAGATTATCGGGATAACCTTCGCGGCTTTTATTTTGATTTTGAAGAGAAGGCTCCTGGCCCTTTAGTAAAAACAACGGAAGAGGTCATTTCTTCTATTAAAAGGTTAGATAAAATTGGTTTTAATCCTTCAGATACTACTGAGGCTTTTTATGAGAAATTTTGTTATCTAGAGGATGGAAATGCTAGTGAAAGGGTCGTAAAGCAAGTATTTAAAAGGTAA
- a CDS encoding ABC transporter permease, translated as MKAAITVIKEQLNHFYLIKRLSAYEIKNQNKNNYLGMAWEVINPSVQILIYWFVFGALRDRNPIEIVPGMEVPFINWLLAGFILWIFFYQATIQGSKSIYTRLRMLSKMNFPMSIIPNFVIFSKFYIHLFMLMIAVIIFQLTGYYVNIYYFQLVYFLFATFCLIFSISLITSTLSTIIRDVHMFLNSTLRMGLYLSGVLWPITILQDFPHWITVVLKLNPLYYLIEGYRAALFGTEWHVITHWEYTLYFWAVVLVLFYFGSTLHVKFRRHFIDYL; from the coding sequence ATGAAAGCTGCTATAACGGTAATCAAAGAGCAGTTAAATCATTTTTATCTTATAAAAAGACTTTCTGCTTATGAAATTAAAAATCAAAACAAAAATAATTATCTTGGAATGGCCTGGGAGGTTATAAACCCATCCGTTCAAATACTCATTTATTGGTTTGTATTTGGAGCTCTTAGAGACAGAAATCCAATTGAAATAGTACCTGGAATGGAAGTGCCGTTTATAAATTGGCTACTTGCGGGATTTATATTGTGGATCTTTTTTTATCAGGCAACGATACAAGGATCTAAGTCTATTTATACTCGGTTACGAATGCTATCGAAAATGAATTTTCCAATGAGTATCATACCCAATTTTGTTATATTTTCAAAGTTCTATATACATCTGTTTATGCTTATGATAGCCGTAATTATTTTTCAATTAACAGGCTATTATGTGAATATATATTATTTTCAACTAGTTTATTTTTTATTTGCTACATTTTGTTTAATATTTTCTATATCGTTAATAACATCTACACTTTCTACCATTATAAGGGATGTGCATATGTTTTTAAATTCAACGTTGAGGATGGGGTTATATTTATCAGGTGTTTTGTGGCCAATCACTATTTTACAGGACTTCCCACACTGGATAACCGTGGTTTTGAAGCTTAATCCACTATATTACTTGATTGAGGGTTATAGGGCTGCCTTATTTGGAACAGAATGGCATGTAATCACACATTGGGAATATACGTTATACTTTTGGGCAGTGGTATTAGTATTATTTTATTTTGGGTCGACATTACATGTGAAATTTAGAAGACACTTTATTGATTACTTATAA
- the tagH gene encoding teichoic acids export ABC transporter ATP-binding subunit TagH codes for MEKSIVVSNIKKKYKLYNGTKERLLDLITPNNYGKDFYALRGVSFEAEKGDVIGFVGINGSGKSTLSNIIAGIVPESSGNVETNGQVSLIAVASGLKGELTGRDNIELKCLMLGLNSDEIKELEPEIIEFSELGEFIDQPVKSYSSGMKSRLGFAISVNIDPDILIIDEALSVGDKAFAEKSLSKMKEFKEKGKTMIFVSHSIGQMKQFCQKILWLEYGMVKEFGLVEEVIPKYETFLKRWQKMSKRERGDYRKYSIQHDRTSMDTLMNSEGETELDVDSSRQIRPISMIVHINGGQSYIYSDPFNPMNTASSEEYKHCAYYVKREMKYSGELFFLLSAYPSAEKGVIGWMKASDVSSLNHVAIDEDKKTFYLIGTGSGFNCPWGGKKNYVDSDLRPFENRKFAVIKTDKVGNNLWYFGTLNGKEMWIHHNFLKAHQ; via the coding sequence ATGGAAAAATCGATAGTTGTTAGTAATATTAAGAAAAAATATAAATTATATAATGGAACCAAGGAAAGATTATTAGACTTAATAACACCCAATAATTATGGCAAGGACTTTTATGCCTTAAGAGGTGTAAGTTTTGAAGCCGAAAAAGGGGATGTTATTGGTTTTGTTGGTATTAATGGATCCGGTAAATCAACACTTTCCAATATTATCGCAGGTATTGTTCCAGAAAGTTCAGGAAATGTTGAAACAAATGGACAAGTTTCATTAATTGCTGTGGCTTCTGGCCTTAAAGGTGAATTGACTGGACGGGATAATATTGAACTTAAATGTTTAATGTTGGGTTTAAATAGTGATGAGATAAAAGAATTAGAGCCGGAAATAATTGAGTTCTCAGAACTAGGTGAGTTTATTGATCAGCCTGTAAAATCATATTCAAGTGGTATGAAATCAAGGCTTGGTTTTGCAATTTCGGTAAACATTGATCCCGATATATTAATTATTGATGAAGCTCTTTCGGTTGGTGATAAAGCATTTGCAGAAAAAAGCTTAAGCAAAATGAAAGAGTTTAAGGAAAAAGGAAAGACGATGATTTTTGTTAGTCATTCAATTGGACAGATGAAACAATTCTGCCAAAAGATTTTATGGTTGGAATACGGAATGGTTAAAGAATTTGGATTGGTAGAGGAAGTAATACCAAAATATGAAACATTTTTAAAACGATGGCAAAAAATGTCCAAGCGGGAACGAGGGGATTATAGGAAGTATTCAATACAACATGATCGAACTTCTATGGATACTTTAATGAATAGTGAAGGGGAAACAGAACTTGACGTTGATTCTAGCCGGCAAATACGGCCAATTAGCATGATAGTTCATATCAATGGGGGCCAGTCATATATTTACTCTGATCCTTTTAATCCAATGAATACAGCATCGTCGGAAGAATATAAGCATTGTGCTTATTATGTTAAAAGGGAAATGAAATACAGTGGGGAATTATTTTTCTTATTAAGCGCCTACCCAAGTGCAGAAAAAGGCGTTATAGGCTGGATGAAAGCATCAGATGTTTCTAGCCTTAACCATGTTGCAATAGACGAGGACAAAAAAACCTTTTATTTAATAGGAACTGGATCAGGGTTTAATTGCCCTTGGGGTGGTAAAAAAAACTATGTTGATTCTGATTTACGGCCATTTGAAAATCGTAAATTTGCAGTTATTAAAACAGATAAGGTTGGAAATAACTTATGGTATTTTGGGACATTAAATGGTAAAGAAATGTGGATTCATCATAATTTTTTAAAAGCGCACCAATAG
- a CDS encoding PQQ-binding-like beta-propeller repeat protein: MKKKVITCLCTMALIVIFPILTSAESFGPDEWNQYRLKSDKNAVFNNDSEPLNSQTYQTKDQIRATPVVVGNKLFVGNHNTGDLFAFDVRTGEELWHSQAPNWVHSEMIYHDGKVFVGFGNRYFQENGIRGTEESGVMALDAEDGEVLWKFNTEGEVMPTPAYYDGSVYIVTGDRHLYKLNPENGELLHKEDIGSTVSMSAPNIYEDTIYFGGSGPLPYTFSAYNLQTDEIKWQTEFPDVFSGLDDVPPAIANGIIVTTALEKADDGENPEHFMYAMDVESGEILWKESLGVGEMVKNNKSGAPMIYEDKVFVGSPITKTFYAYDLKTGEKLWQFENEVMKAPPVAQDGVVYFANTKGYVIALDAETGELTGKKKLNGKLSPSGPIIINDTMFIGSQDSNVYAFPLTDFTQTSSEKNTQNASKDDSGNGTSYIIIGILAVILIVLIALMLRKRSRKR; encoded by the coding sequence GTGAAGAAAAAGGTTATAACGTGTCTTTGTACAATGGCTCTAATAGTTATATTTCCAATATTAACTTCTGCTGAAAGTTTTGGTCCGGATGAATGGAATCAATACCGTTTAAAAAGTGACAAAAATGCAGTATTTAATAATGATTCGGAACCATTAAATTCACAAACATATCAAACTAAGGATCAAATACGAGCCACGCCAGTAGTAGTTGGAAATAAGTTATTTGTGGGTAATCATAATACCGGTGACTTATTTGCGTTTGATGTTCGAACCGGTGAAGAATTATGGCACAGCCAAGCGCCGAATTGGGTTCACTCGGAAATGATTTACCATGATGGAAAAGTATTTGTAGGGTTTGGTAACCGCTATTTCCAGGAAAACGGAATTCGAGGGACAGAAGAAAGCGGGGTTATGGCATTAGATGCTGAAGACGGAGAAGTCCTTTGGAAATTCAACACTGAAGGTGAGGTCATGCCAACGCCAGCCTATTATGATGGTTCTGTCTATATAGTTACAGGGGATCGGCATTTATATAAGCTAAACCCTGAAAACGGTGAACTCCTACATAAGGAGGATATTGGTTCAACTGTAAGCATGTCTGCGCCGAATATATATGAAGATACAATATATTTTGGTGGAAGTGGACCTCTCCCATATACGTTTTCAGCATATAATTTACAGACAGATGAAATTAAATGGCAAACGGAATTTCCAGATGTATTTTCGGGACTCGATGACGTTCCCCCGGCTATTGCAAACGGTATAATTGTCACTACTGCCTTAGAAAAAGCTGATGACGGTGAAAACCCTGAACATTTTATGTATGCAATGGATGTTGAATCTGGAGAAATTCTTTGGAAAGAAAGCCTAGGGGTAGGGGAAATGGTAAAGAACAATAAATCTGGAGCCCCCATGATCTATGAAGACAAAGTTTTCGTAGGTAGCCCAATAACTAAAACATTCTACGCATATGATTTAAAGACTGGTGAAAAGTTATGGCAATTCGAAAATGAAGTGATGAAAGCACCGCCAGTAGCCCAAGACGGAGTTGTATATTTTGCAAATACTAAGGGTTACGTTATTGCACTAGATGCGGAGACAGGGGAACTAACCGGGAAAAAGAAATTAAACGGTAAACTTTCTCCTTCTGGCCCAATAATCATAAATGACACCATGTTTATTGGCAGTCAGGATTCTAACGTCTATGCTTTTCCACTGACAGATTTTACGCAAACCAGCTCGGAAAAGAATACACAAAATGCCAGTAAGGATGACAGTGGTAATGGAACAAGTTACATAATCATTGGTATACTGGCAGTAATATTAATCGTTTTAATAGCTTTAATGCTTAGAAAAAGAAGTAGGAAAAGATAA
- the fabF gene encoding beta-ketoacyl-ACP synthase II — MKRRVVVTGTGACSPLGNDVETLWDSIKKGKSGIKRLESEEYKDINTKIAGSIEDFPGEKYLASKEMKKYDLFTQYGYAAAMQALEQSKIDLDAVDKDRVGVYIGSGAGGLHTLLENHQIMLEKGAKRVSPFLIPMSINNMVSGLIAIKTGFRGPSFAAVSACATSNHAIGEAYLNIAHGYSDAILAGGAEAPITPLYFAGFAKMRAMSTRNDTPETASRPFDLDRDGFVMSEGAGVLFLEEYEHAKKRGAPILGEIIGYGSTTDAYHITAPDYQGAAKAMKLAIDRAEIQPEDVDYINPHGTSTPAGDISESKAIKDTFGEYGYRLKVSSTKSMTGHMFGAAGAVEAIITLKSMAENVFPPTINLENPDSECDLDYVGNKAVEGDMNIALSNGFGFGGHNAVIAFKKC, encoded by the coding sequence TTGAAACGAAGGGTTGTTGTAACCGGAACGGGTGCTTGTTCACCATTGGGAAATGATGTGGAAACCCTTTGGGATAGCATAAAGAAGGGAAAATCCGGCATTAAGCGGCTGGAATCCGAGGAATATAAGGACATCAATACGAAAATTGCAGGTTCTATTGAAGATTTTCCTGGTGAAAAGTACCTTGCATCGAAGGAAATGAAAAAGTATGATTTGTTCACGCAATATGGGTATGCTGCTGCAATGCAAGCGCTGGAACAGTCAAAGATTGATTTGGATGCGGTGGATAAGGATCGTGTTGGGGTTTATATCGGCTCCGGGGCTGGGGGTCTGCATACGCTATTAGAAAATCACCAAATAATGTTGGAAAAGGGAGCGAAGCGGGTGTCCCCGTTCTTAATTCCAATGTCGATAAATAATATGGTTTCAGGATTAATTGCGATTAAAACAGGCTTTCGTGGGCCAAGTTTTGCGGCGGTTTCTGCGTGTGCAACGAGCAATCATGCGATTGGAGAAGCCTATTTAAATATTGCCCATGGCTACTCTGACGCTATTTTAGCCGGCGGAGCAGAGGCGCCCATTACACCGCTTTATTTTGCTGGCTTTGCGAAAATGCGTGCAATGTCAACGAGAAATGATACTCCTGAAACAGCGTCACGTCCGTTTGATCTTGATCGGGATGGGTTTGTTATGTCCGAGGGAGCAGGTGTGTTATTTCTGGAAGAATATGAACATGCGAAAAAACGTGGTGCCCCTATACTGGGTGAAATCATCGGTTACGGAAGCACAACGGATGCGTATCATATTACTGCACCGGATTACCAGGGAGCAGCGAAAGCAATGAAGCTGGCAATCGATCGTGCGGAAATTCAACCGGAAGACGTAGATTATATCAACCCCCATGGGACAAGCACTCCAGCGGGCGACATTTCTGAATCAAAAGCGATTAAAGATACTTTCGGCGAGTATGGATACCGCCTTAAAGTCAGTTCCACCAAATCCATGACAGGTCACATGTTTGGAGCAGCAGGTGCTGTCGAAGCCATTATTACCTTAAAAAGTATGGCAGAAAATGTTTTCCCGCCAACGATTAACTTGGAAAATCCCGATTCGGAATGTGATTTGGATTATGTAGGGAATAAGGCAGTGGAAGGTGACATGAATATTGCCCTTTCCAATGGGTTTGGCTTCGGTGGGCATAATGCTGTGATTGCCTTCAAAAAATGCTGA
- a CDS encoding class I adenylate-forming enzyme family protein, whose protein sequence is MSATKNQTTLSVSERRKALEDRFPEWPRDTIASHFLKAYRQYKDRPYIYINNKEITYGEVWERAIQYAKAFIKLGMKRRDHMAVLMNNDSDYPSLMIASSLVGAVFIPINAMLTKDELSYIVSQSDTQFLILQQTIKDKHHGEVISELMDEAEFQKNSKLEQVICLESDRNELVDDRFLPVDEFMKGADSVSDEEFEQRWGESCYPDEVAIIMYTSGSTGSPKGVMLTDNMLLRCGYGTCLSRAIEDGRVTFAPLPFYHCFAIIEAIFAMSFVGGSFISALGASPLLSLQLMEKYKANDYLCVPSTLVPLLNHPRVAEFDLSNLFAMWCGAAPAPVSVWKKAVDVLGLTEIITGYGQTELASSGVTTEIGDSLERISSRVGRPKLNGVSGIPEFNDSAVQYKTIDRDTGVNLPAGSVGELAVRGATVTHGYYKKLEETAKTIDKDGWLRTGDVGKIDENGYIQVLGRSKEMYKVSGELVSPREVEIVISQHPAVNQISVIGVPNALTTEIGAGFVELKQGESCKRKDIIDWCSTRLARFKIPRYIWFVDSSEWPMTSTGKVQKFRLAEIAEEKLSWKND, encoded by the coding sequence ATGTCTGCAACAAAGAATCAAACGACTCTGAGTGTATCAGAAAGACGAAAAGCTTTGGAAGACCGCTTTCCGGAATGGCCGCGAGATACAATTGCCAGTCACTTTTTAAAAGCATATAGGCAATATAAAGATAGACCATATATTTACATTAATAATAAAGAAATTACATATGGCGAGGTCTGGGAAAGGGCAATTCAATATGCGAAAGCATTCATAAAACTTGGGATGAAACGAAGAGACCATATGGCAGTTTTAATGAATAATGATTCCGATTATCCATCATTGATGATTGCCTCCTCCTTAGTTGGGGCAGTATTTATTCCGATTAATGCCATGCTTACGAAAGATGAACTGAGTTATATCGTTTCTCAGTCAGACACACAGTTTCTAATTTTGCAGCAAACGATAAAGGATAAACACCATGGTGAAGTAATTTCGGAATTAATGGATGAAGCCGAATTTCAAAAAAATAGTAAATTAGAGCAGGTTATTTGTTTGGAAAGTGACAGAAATGAATTAGTGGATGACCGTTTTCTGCCGGTGGATGAGTTTATGAAGGGGGCAGATTCGGTTTCCGATGAGGAATTTGAACAAAGGTGGGGTGAATCCTGCTATCCGGATGAAGTTGCGATCATTATGTACACATCCGGTTCTACTGGAAGCCCTAAAGGTGTCATGCTGACGGATAATATGCTGCTTCGCTGTGGTTATGGTACGTGTTTAAGCAGAGCGATTGAGGATGGACGGGTTACGTTTGCGCCACTGCCATTTTATCACTGCTTTGCCATTATTGAGGCGATTTTTGCGATGTCCTTTGTTGGTGGATCGTTCATATCAGCACTTGGAGCATCTCCACTCCTTTCCTTACAATTAATGGAGAAATACAAAGCTAATGATTATCTTTGTGTACCTTCTACATTGGTTCCGTTATTGAATCATCCGCGTGTTGCTGAATTTGATTTATCTAATCTTTTTGCCATGTGGTGTGGTGCGGCACCAGCTCCAGTCTCTGTATGGAAAAAGGCAGTGGACGTGCTTGGTTTAACGGAAATAATTACTGGCTACGGACAAACTGAGTTAGCATCATCAGGGGTCACAACGGAAATTGGTGATTCACTGGAACGCATTTCCTCACGGGTTGGTCGCCCGAAACTTAATGGGGTCAGTGGTATTCCGGAATTTAACGACAGTGCAGTTCAGTATAAAACAATCGATCGGGATACTGGGGTGAATTTGCCTGCAGGTTCTGTTGGCGAACTTGCTGTCAGGGGTGCTACGGTTACGCATGGCTATTATAAAAAGCTGGAAGAAACTGCAAAAACCATTGATAAAGATGGATGGCTGCGTACAGGGGACGTTGGAAAAATTGATGAAAACGGGTATATCCAGGTTCTTGGCAGAAGTAAAGAGATGTACAAGGTGTCCGGAGAACTGGTGTCTCCCCGTGAGGTGGAAATTGTAATCTCGCAGCATCCAGCGGTCAATCAGATAAGCGTTATTGGTGTGCCAAATGCCTTAACAACGGAAATAGGCGCTGGTTTCGTTGAACTTAAACAGGGTGAATCCTGTAAACGAAAGGATATTATTGATTGGTGTTCAACTCGTCTCGCCCGCTTTAAAATTCCGCGTTATATTTGGTTTGTTGACTCTTCCGAGTGGCCAATGACGAGTACAGGAAAGGTGCAGAAATTCCGTTTAGCTGAAATAGCGGAAGAAAAGCTGTCCTGGAAAAATGACTGA
- a CDS encoding acyl-CoA thioesterase, translating into MTESWHQEKMRVQYKDTDQMGIVHHGNYVTWFEVGRTEWMRHYGMAYSKMEASGLLLPVLDVNVTYKKPARYDDCIAIFTKIASYSPVRLEFEYEARRIGEEEFKQDGEQEVVEPVGELLAKGSTMHMWVNPEWKPARINRVAQEVYAILQNQGKN; encoded by the coding sequence ATGACGGAGTCCTGGCATCAGGAAAAGATGCGTGTCCAATATAAAGATACAGACCAAATGGGAATTGTGCATCATGGTAATTATGTAACATGGTTCGAAGTTGGCCGTACCGAGTGGATGCGCCATTATGGTATGGCTTATAGCAAGATGGAAGCGTCAGGTCTGCTTCTTCCGGTATTAGATGTAAACGTTACGTATAAAAAACCGGCCCGGTATGACGACTGTATCGCTATCTTTACGAAAATAGCCAGCTATTCCCCAGTGCGTTTAGAGTTTGAATATGAAGCGAGAAGAATTGGCGAAGAGGAATTTAAACAGGACGGGGAACAAGAAGTCGTTGAACCTGTGGGAGAACTACTTGCTAAAGGTTCGACCATGCATATGTGGGTAAACCCGGAATGGAAACCAGCCCGGATCAATAGAGTTGCCCAAGAGGTTTATGCGATTCTTCAAAATCAAGGTAAAAATTAG